The nucleotide sequence TTTTATGGAAAGGCAAGGAACTATACCCAGCTGTATAAGCACATTTTCATaacatatgcatgtatcttttgTGTAATAGGGATGGGATGGAAATGATGGCAAAATCAGCTCTAACTTCTGCAGGGAGATGGCTATAAATTAGTATGTGCTCTAAATGATGTCAATGCAAACTAAGCCCTCAGTACATTTTACTTTTCCTGCTGCAAAATAACTTCTAGCACAAGAAAGCAAACCTcttctaaaaacaaaatcttccaTTCCCTTGTTTGTAGTTCTAAAGGCCTGGAGACCTGACATCTACACCCTTGGTCCAGAAAAAAGAGGGTCACCAGGAAACACTGAGAACTCTGAATTTAAGGTAGTAAttctaatgatcagggaaatttTTAAGTTTGCACAAAATTAGTGCTACAAGGATGTTCACTGAAGTATTATTTATACAGAAACTATGGAAGCAACTGAATACCCAAAGGAAGAGATTtagtaaataaattatggtaaatCCATATACTGGAATGCCATACAGCCATCATTAATGATGTTCAGAGGAATATTTAAAGATATAGGAAAATAGTCAATATCACTTAATGAAAAATGCAAGTAAAAATAGCATATActaaatgttctatttttgtaaaaatacatagATACAAATGGGTatggagattttatatatatatatatatatatatatatatatatatatatatatgcctgcacacacacacacacacacacacacacacacacacacacacacaagaaagagCAAGAGCTATACATGTATATGATAGAAGAAAGGCCAAAAGAATTACCACCAATGTGAGTGGCTGTAGTATCATGgggaattacttttttttctttaattctgtattgtctaaattttattatagtaaacgcattttttttgtaaaaaaaaaaaaaaaagcaagttatttGAAGTTTGATAAGggtttatataattatattgctataaataaatacaagcaaatacattttaaagttcatTCTATAACTCTGCCTATGACAgactaaaattatttaattgatttttatttagtcAAACAAAAACAATCTGTTCTAAAAGAGTGAGAAATAAgtaactatataaaaataatatgtaggGTCAGgtatggaggctcacgcctgtaatcccagcactttggaaggccaaggtaggtggatcacttgaggtcaggtgttcgagaccagcctggccaacatggtgaaaccccatctctcctaaaaatacaaaaattagcaaggcgtggtggtgcacacttgtaatcccagctactcaggaggctaaggcaggataattgcttgaactcagaaggcagaggttgcagtgagccaagattatgacactgcactccaacctgggcaacagaacaagactctgtctcaaaataataataatagtactagTAGGATTTGGGGGAAATTTCTTTTGGGGACAATTTCCTTTCAATCTAATATACAAAGCcaccaatttttaaattctaaacacTAGTAGATATgaaatgcattcattcactcattcacttggGGGTACTTACTGAGTTTCTACCATGTAAATATCTGTATTTATCCTCGGTTGCTTGGAGGATGACAGAATGAGCAATGACATGTTCCCTGTACTTGAGGTACTTACAGTCTACATGGCAAGAGATCAAATATTCATGAATTATCCAGACAACAAAGCGCTAAAGGTTAGAACTGAGAACGGGGTGTCATAGAAAGCAAATGCCAGTGAGGTGAAGGTTATCAATATTCTACCTCTCCTTTAAGGTTCAAAGGGCCCCTCTTCCTGAAGAGGCATCTGTCTCTTAGTGAGCAGTAATTTCTAGAAGTAAGTTATCTTCTCTGCTAGGTGAGGACTCTGGTTAGCATCTATCACAAAACAACCCTTACTGAGAGCCCAGGGTCCTTTCTTTGTCCTGACCCTTATTTCATTCATCTTGGGTCCAGAGTGAACTTTAAAGTCAAGTTTATTTTAGGAATTCCAGGCCATGTTCACCTCCTGAAGGAATGAGGAAGGAGAGGTGTGGGGCTGGATAATAACACAGTCCAGATTAACAACTGGTGATGGGTGAGGTAATGTGGAAAGAAGGGCTGCCTTTAGTCTCTTGATGAGTAACAGCCACCTCTTATCCTGTCCCTCCCAAGCCCGGGTTTAACAACACTCCATTCTTTTCATCGTTACCTCTGAGGGGAGGATTGTCAATGAGAATATTCACAGTTAAAGTATCGAAACCAACAAGGTGCAATGGGGAAAGGTGCTAAACTGGGAGCCCAGAGACCTATCCTAGTCCAAGCCAGTTCTAACTAGCATCcctttgggtctcagtttccccatttgccAAATGAAGGGGTTGAATTGTTCAATACTCAAAGCCTATATAGCTCCCTATAAATTAGGAATCACAAGCTTCCTGTGATTTTATGTTGGATTTATTCCCCAATCATGAGTCATCAGTCAATCTCTGACTTTGCAAATACAAATTCCTCACCAATGATGGAAATTAAAGCACTTAATTCTCTTATGAGTAGGTTGCACACTCTGAATGGTGTGTACTGTACtgtctgggaagttgaggcaaaGGAAATGGCTCTTTAATCCCTCCTGGGATCTAAATGGAAAACAAGACAGGCTGTGACATCAGCTCCCATTTCCTCTGCGATCAgactaaataatacaaatatcaaTATTAAATTATGCgtgcatactttttatttttgccttccatGGCAAATCACAGTGAATCCTTTGCTCTTAGCTTTTAGTTCAAGGTTATGTAGGAAGAACAGGAAAAATGAACACAGAATTACAGCATATTTAGAGCTGCGGGCAACTTTAAAGATTAGTCCCAACCTCTCATCATCCCATCATTGAGGAAAAATGAGGGGTCCAAGATGTGAAATAGCTCCATCCAATGTTGACTTCCTGAAGCATATTTTCTCAATTTGCCTCACCTAAACCCACTGTCATTGGACAATACCACCACCTACATGCCAAATACAtaagcacttttttaaaaagccaaaaaagagaAGCGAATCTCTTTTCATGAGTTTCCTTCATTACAACTAGATGAACCATGCAAGCGGAAAACTGAATTCACCAGGAGGAATGTATCTGAGACAGGAATGGGTCATCCTCTTAGACTGTATCCAACACCAATTCTTCACTCCAAGATCTAGCTACTCCGTATTTCTATCCCCTACCTACTTCTGTCTCTACAGGTATGCAAGCACCAGACCTAAGGAAAttgttatgaaaataatattGCCCTTTAACAGGCTAGCCATTTGCTACCATATCACCTACCGGGTGTAAAGGTGCTgctttagctgggcatggtggcggttgcctgtaccccagctacttgggaggctgaggcaagaggatccctcgagcccaggagtttgagactagcctgggcaatatagcaagaccctgcctcaaaaaattaatttaagaaagtACTGCTttaatttaggaaataaaattcaaatgctTAAAATCTGTTCTTTTCACCAAGAAGCATGATTTCTGCTAATTTACCCCATCTTTCATTTCCTGTGAAAGTTACTCAAAAGCATCTctgcagagaaaataaattaattgataGTTTCATATGTAAGCTATTTTTCTAAACTTGGTCAGCATTAGGGGTTGAAGTTACTGGAACCACGTAACAAGATCTCATCCCTTCCCAATCACTTTGCCTCACTATTCGGATGGATGAGATATGCCTTATTGTTACATCCATCCTATTGTGGAACACACACTCTTATTTTTTAacagatgaagttttgctctgccacccaggttggagtgcagtgctgtgatcatagcacacggcagcctcacactcctgggctcaagcagtcctcctcctgccttagcttcctcagtagttgggactacaggcatgtgtcactacccctggttatttttttctattttgttagaaatagaaatatttctgaCCACATTCGATGACATTTTCATAGTCAAGCGCTCCATACCAGAAAGTTCAAGATGACAATAAAATTCAAGATGCAtaggttgttttaaaaaatgcatagaCTGTTAGAACTGGAAGAAACTTTCAAAAGCGTCTCAGTATATGCCTTCCCTTTCCAactaaagaaatggaagaactgggtgcggtggttcatgcttcggtcaggagactgaggcaagaggattacttgagcccaggagtttgagaccagcctggacaacacagcaagaccctatttctaacaaaatagaaaaaaataagcaggtgtagtggcacatgcctatagtcccaaccactcaggaagctaaggcaggaggaggactgcttgagcccagcagtgtgaggctgccatgagctatgatcacaccactgcactccaacctgggtggcagagcaaaacttcatctcttaaaaaataaaaaagaaaactagccaggcctggtggcacacacctgtagtcccagctactcggaagactgaggcaggagaatcatttgaacctgggaggcagaggttgcagtgagccaagatcgtgccactgcactccagcctgggcgacagagcaagactcagtctaaaataaataaataaataagaagaaagaaatggagttGCTGTGAAATCAGATACTCATCCCTCATCACACCGCTAGTTGGCAGCAGTGCCAGATCTAGTGTCCATGTCTCCAGTGTTCATGTTCTTTCCACAGTCCTTGCTGCTTTCAGCATCACTGTAGGCTTTCTAAACACTCACGAAGGGTTGGCTGGAGGCTATTCCTTGGGAGTCAGCCACTCCCATTCCAGAGCTGCCTCTGCTATTCCACTGCATGAATTACTGATGCAAAAGGTTGCTAAAGCTGGAATAAGCAAATGAGTTTCCTTTCTTGCCCCAGTGTCTTACATTCTGTCAACCAGAAAGGTGACTGTGCTTATAGTTTTTAGTTGCTCTCATAGTAAATAATTGTCCTGATTTATCCAAAGTCCATTGCTGCTATGCAATATGCAATCAAGAAGGAACATTCTGGTTTTGAATTATGTGAGCAATTCAGTCATCTGGGCTTGTGTGTAAGAAGTAGATATGGCTAGTTGGCTTGTGTAACTTGGGGCAGCAGCCTACTCACTCGGTTTGGATGCTTCTGTGACAGGAAATCTGGTTGCATCAAACTCCTAACTCCAGCGATGTCCATTCATGTGGGCACTGTTAAAGACTAACAGATGAGCAGTAGGGTGCAGGGGAAAGATAATTCAACTTGACATGATAATTTTCTGCATTAGAACCCTGTCCTGTGCATCACCAGCAGAATGACTTCAGACTTTAGTGCACTTTAGACTTCAGCTGCGATGTTCCAGATCAAGGGGCTCACACCAAAGCTGGACTTGGTTTCTGAGCCTCCTTCTACTCTTCTGTAAAATGCTGATCAGATTTGAACTTGCTTTATACATATTGTGTTACTTGGCTAACAGTATTTTAAAGACCTCTGTGCTTCAATAATCTgtaaaaaggccaggtgcagtggctcatgcctgtaatcaccgcacttttggaggccgaggtgggcagatcacctgaggtcaggagtttaagaccagcctggccaacatggtgaatccccgtctctacaaaaactacaaaatttagccaggcatggtggtgcgcacctgtaatcccagctactcaggaggctgaggcaggagaatcacttgaacctgggaagcagaggttgcagtgagctgaaatcgcgccactgtactctggcctgggcggcagagcgagactctgtatccaaaaaaaaaaaaaaaaagtttcatcttTGTCTCTTTAACTTATGTAAAATTTCAAACACAGTCAAGAAAGACTAGAATAATTAACTAATATGAAGTCaccagtttttaatattttgctgaCATCATTTATCTCTCTCAATACTTTTTCCCCTCTGAGGTATTTTTAAGCACatttgggggccgggcgcggtagctcacgcctgtaatcccagcactttgggaggcgggggcgagaggatcgcttggatcctggaacccaggagttccagatcagtctcaacaacaacaattagcaataaaaaataaataaaaatcaaagcacaTTTGAGCAAATTGTTTTAAAGATCTCTGTGCTTCAATTTTCTAATCTAGGAAATGACGATTATAATATCGAATTCACAGGTGACAATTATActgaatattcaataaatgttagttatcaCTGTTTACAGTGGTACCTTATGTGCACAGCCCCCTCCAGGGCGTAAAAGCACTTTGCAGCGCAGCGCTCCAGGTTCAAGACAgatgttattgttgttgttgttattattattattattattattattattattattattttgagacggagtctcgctctgtcgcccaggctggagtgcagtggcgcgatctcggctcactgcaacctccgcctcctgggttcaagcgattttcctgcctcagcctcccgagtagctgggattataggcacgcgccaccgagtcgggctgatttttgtataagatagATGTTATTAAAGACAGCGTGGAGAAACCCAAGTCTGCGTTGCTGAGATTGCTGCCGCCCGCCTCAGACCGCACTTCAGATCCGCTGGGTCAGGACGTGGAATGTCCCTTGCAGGTATCCATCGTCCAGTGTGGCAAGGGGGGGGGCGGGAACAGGAAGTGGGGATAGGCCCAGTTCCGGGCGCGAGGCGGCCACTGGGAAGAGGAGAGCGCGGCATCTGGAAACTGCATAGTCAGAGCCGCGATGTTCCGGATTGAGGGCCTCGCGCCGAAGCTGGACCCGGAGGAGATGAAACGGAAGATGCGCGAGGATGTGATCTCCTCCATACGGAACTTTCTCATCTACGTGGCCCTGCTGCGAGTCAGTGAGTGTCTCCCGGGCTGTGACTGTGAGACTAGCGGGGAGCTCACCGGCGGGCACCCCTTAACTCTAATCCTACAGGCCATCGGGGCCCTTGAACTGAGCTGAACGGTAGCGGGGAGCAAGGAGGGTACGCGTTGAGGGCGACGGGCATATGCGCGGTTTGAGGTCTGCGGGTCAGGGTCGGGGCACTGAAGTGCACGTGGTGGCCCGGCGCGCGTGGTTAATCATCCTGGTTCTCCCAGCTTTAAGAATGTTTGAGCTGCCAGGCGcgttggcttacgcctgtaatgctacccagcactttgtgaggccgaggcgggcggatcatttggggtcaggagttcgtggTGGcgggcttctgtaatcccagctcctcgggagactaaggtgggaggattgcttgaacccaggaggcggaggttgcagtgagccgagatcgcgacactgcactccagcttgggtgacagaacaagaccccatctcaaaaaaaaagaatgtttgagCTGAAAGAGCTTAAGTAATGATCCCTAGAGGAACTCCCTCGTTTTGCAGACAGAGAAACGGAACCAGAGTAGGGAAGGTCACTCAGCGATTCAGTGAATGATCTTGACCTAAAATCCAGAACTCTTAACTCAATACCAggttccttccctctcttttcttttcttttcttttcttttcttttcttttcttttcttttcttttcttttctttctttctttctttctttcttttccttccttccttccttccttcctccctccctccctccctcccttccttccctccctcccttccttcctctttccttctcgaGACAGTCTCGCCTGTTGAGTTCAAGTCATTCtactacctcaacctcccgagtagctgagattataggcgtgtgccaccacgcccggctaatatttttatttttagtagagatgggtgtttcaccatgttggccaggctggtctcgaactcttgacctcaggtgatccgcctgcctgggcctcccaaagtgctgggattacaggcgtgaaccagcGGCCAGGTTCCTTCCCATTCAAAAGTGCTGACCTTTGAAATCCAAAAAGTTTTGCTTCATCTCTGTTTCTTTGTATAGAGGGTGAAGTAAATGATTACTTTTTtggaagaaatgggaaaaaagaatatgaatCTATAGGATTAATGCAaatatttgagggtttttttttttctatattttacaatTGACAGGAAGTTACTCCCATTATATAGTCTTGACAGTGGACCTTTGAGGGAGGCAGGGCCTAAGATTCTTCatatcattttacatatgaaaactTGATTTTCAGAGGGGACTTAGCAAGGAAGGACGGTATCAGAGTTATAGGAACACTGAACATAAGAACTGGAAGCAGCTTTATGATCAGTTCTCGAATGCCCTGCCTTCTCATTCTCAATTCAGTATGCTTTCCATTGTTCCTTGCAGTATATTATTGGCCAGCCAGTCTGGATGGAGTGGCAGGGATGGTTCAAATAAATGAAGGCCATACCAAGGTCATCCTATTGAAGGCTCATGTTCGGCCTAGGCTGAGATCTCCCTTATTGTGTGTCTCTTTCACTGTCTGTGGTATTACTCTGCTTTCACAGGAGATCAAGTCTTGGGGAACAGAAACACCCATGTCATCCTACTTCAACAGCTTCTTGCAACTCCCAAATTTACTTATTTCCTGCCTCCTGCCTTTTTCATTGATCTAGCTGCCAGTAAAATATTTGCTGCTTCTCAGTGATCTTTGTATTTgatatgaattgtttattttcacttttaagttgaaatataatttgtacattataaaatatacccatttaaagtgtacaatttagtggttTTTAGCAAAGtcagttgtgcagccatcacaaTTTGACAATATTTTCTTTCCCCCTAGAAGAAACACCATATGCATTCATTGTTACCCCATTTTCCCTTTTCTACAGCCTTTCACAGCTACTAATCTACTTtttctctatggatttgtctattctggattttttttttttttttgagacagggtcttgctctgttgcccaagctagagggcagaggtggaggctgcggtgattgtgactcacagcaacctcgacctcctgggctcaagtgatccaactactttcagcctcctgagtaactaaaactgcaggcacacgccagcacgccctgctaatttttgtagacacgaggtttcattttgttgcccaggtcggtctcgaactactgggctCTATCAATCCTTCTCATTTCTACCTTccagtgtgttgggattacaggtgtgggccaccacacctggccctggatatttcatttaaatgaaattgtCAAATGcatggccttttgtgtctggcttatttcacttagcataaggttttcaagattcatccatgttgtagcatgtgtcagaacttcATTTTGATGGCTAAATAAGTTTCCATTGGaaggatatatcacattttgcttatccattgaTTATTTCACGGATTTTTTTCTGTCGTTAAGAATTAGTAGAAAAGGTTGGATATACTGCTGACTTTATCAGCTTCTGACAGATCTCAGTGTCTTCAGTTTAATATTAACAAATTGAGCTGAGTGCAGCGGCTcaatgcctgtaatttcagcactttgcggggctgaggagggcaggttgcttgagctcaggagttcaagaccagccttggcaacatggcgaccccgtcttttaaaaaaatacaaaaattagccaggcatggtggcatgtgcctatagtcccaactactcgggggactgaaaaaaaaaataataacaaagtgTTCTATTTGTATGAGTATTGAGAAAGAAGGTGATTTGAGTAACTTTTTTTTGGTCACAACACTTTTACACCGAACAGTAATATCACTTCTTTAGATCTATATGTTGACACTTACTTTTCTAGACATTTCTATGTACATGATCTTATTAGACCCTCTTAATGACTGAGGTAGGACTGTATCAGATGTAATCAGAGTATGTAAGTGATACAGAGCTAATCAGTAAGAGACCCAAAacatattttcctccttttttctctagCAGTGTCCAGCTCTTCTGGTTCTCTAGTCCAGTGTTTTCCCATAACTTCTGCCTTTCAAATGAGTTTTTAAAGGTGAAAAATACCCATTTGTTTCCTCTAGAGTTCCTTTTACAGTTAAAATAAATCGCCAGAGTAAAGGATTGTCATTTAAAAGAGAATTGGATTTATACTTTATCGTCCTAAGGGGCAACCTATCTGGAGAAAAGGTTTTACATAGTATAAGAATGAAATTTACAGTAATAGATGAATGACAGTAGAATGGGCTGCTTTGGAAGGCAATGAGTCCCTTTTGCTGGGTTGTACAGGCAGATGCTTGACCATCACTTGgagttattttcaaaaacattttgaataaaCCTATAAGGTTTCCTTCCCCAGTCTTATAATTCTATAATGTAGCCTATGGACTAATAGATTTGAAAactaattttagatttatttttctttcagctccATTTATCTTAAAGAAATTGGACAGCATATGAAGACTGGACATCTCATATGAATGCACGATATGAAGAGCCTGGTTACAGTTTCGACTCCTCTCTGCAAGTGAATAGGCCCAGAAAGGTGTAAGAGACTCTTTGAATGGACATAAAGTTCTGCTTGTTAAGAACAAGTTTGGCTCTGGTAACTGACGTTCaaagctaaaatttaaaactatttgggAAGTATGAAACGATGTCTCATGATCTGGTGTACCCTTATCCCTGTGACATTTCGCCTCTGACAATACTGGTATAATTGTAAATAATGTCAAACTCCATTTTCTAGCAAGTATTGAGGGAGCTGTGTCTGAAATGGCACTGTCTTGTCAGTCATTTCTGTTTACCTTTTCTGCCCAGAGTATATTTGTGAAGAGTCTCTTAATAGTTATGTTTCGTGGAAATCAACACATAACCACAACGACTTTTAAGCACAGGATCATTAGTCtatgtttttaataaacatatCGATTAAGAAAAATTgggtttctatttttcttatccTACTTTTTGCTGCAATCACTAGTGAGACTATTATAATATTGAGATTATTGCAAGCTTCAGTAAGTTCGTCTTATTTTGGACTAGAGAATTTGCCAATCCTGATGAAGCGTCATTGTGTTTTATTGCCAGGCAGTCTTAATGAAAGGTAGCATTACTGCTTGATGCTGAGTATATGAAATATTAGTACCACCAAAGGAAAAAAGTACTATATTTTTAAGCCAAATAGTTCTCCAAGTTTGTTGTGTCGGTGGGGGGATAGTCCTTAACCTTCTCCCCAGGAGCAACTACATACACCTCTTTTTAGCTGATTTTATTGGTATTTACCTTTTTGTCTCTAAATAATGTGATGGTCGTGATTGGGATTTAGGTGTCTTTCCTCTCTTTAGCTCCATCACTCACATATCTTGTCATCTCTTCCTTTCAAAGGAtaactgtggggaaaagaaagagagatcagactgttaccgtgtctatatagaaagaagtagacataagagactccattttgttctgtatttgagatgctgttaatctgtgaccctacccccaaccttgtccttgcaagagacatgtgctgtggtgactcaaggtttaaaggattttgggctgtgcagggtgtgctttgttaaaaaggtgcctgaaggcagcttgctggttaaaagtcatcaccattctcttaatctcaagtacccagggacacgtacactgccaaaggaaggtctcagggacctctgcctaggaaagctaggcattgtccaaggtttctccccatgtgatagtctgaaatatggcctcctgggaagggaaagacctgattgtcccccagcctgacacctgtgaagggtctgtgctgaggaggactagtgtaagaggaaagaaggcctcttggcagttgagatagagaaaagcatctgtctcctgcaggtccctgggcaatggaacatctcagtgtatgttctgtttactgagaaaggagaaaaccgccctagggcgaaaggtgggacttgctagtgCAATGCTGCTCTTTGTGCACTAAAAAGATTTATGGAGATGTTGCCATATGCATATCAAgtcacagcacttttccttaaacttcagTCACAGAGATCttttttcatatgtcttactgctgactttctccctacgatgatcctattatcctgccacttccctttttctaagatggtaaagataatgatcaataaatactgagggaactcagaccGGGCAGgcatgggtcctctgtatgctaaaggcgggtcccctgggcccactttttctttctctatactttgtctctgtgtctcatttctcaagtctctcgttccacctaaggagaaacgcccacaggtgtggaggggcaggccaccccttcagatAACATAGTGTGATTTGAGTAGGTCAGTATCATTAGGAATGATTCTGAGTATAGTGCCtggttttcttttgctgtatatccttttgtt is from Macaca mulatta isolate MMU2019108-1 chromosome 15, T2T-MMU8v2.0, whole genome shotgun sequence and encodes:
- the TOMM5 gene encoding mitochondrial import receptor subunit TOM5 homolog, whose protein sequence is MFRIEGLAPKLDPEEMKRKMREDVISSIRNFLIYVALLRVTPFILKKLDSI